Proteins found in one Panicum hallii strain FIL2 chromosome 4, PHallii_v3.1, whole genome shotgun sequence genomic segment:
- the LOC112889029 gene encoding MLO-like protein 9, which yields MGGGGGGGNARELDQTPTWAVASVCGVIVIISILLEKGLHHVGEFFSHRKKKAMVEALEKVKAELMVLGFISLLLVFGQNYIIKICISNHAADTMLPCKLKAVEAVAAGGGGGEGGGQEHGGAGVPEKNKGGEAEAGAEHLGGVVAWAPPYYAGGGAGSSWHHSSSRLLGEANMKTKCPDGKVSLISINALHQLHIFIFFLAVFHVSYSAITMALGRAKIRAWKEWEKEAAGQDYEFSNDPTRFRFTHETSFVRQHMNVLNKTPASFYISNFFRQFFRSVRKADYCALRHSFVNVHLAPGSKFDFQKYIKRSLEDDFKVIVGISPPLWASALIFLLLNVNGWHTMLWISIMPVVTILSVGTKLQGIICRMAIDITERHAVIQGIPLVQVSDSYFWFARPTFVLFLIHFTLFQNGFQIIYFLWILYEYGMDSCFNDSKEFVFARLCLGVVVQVLCSYVTLPLYALVSQMGSTMKQSIFDEQTSKALKNWRAGVKKKAPTSSKHGGHGGSPAGCSPRGGSPTKADAEKKNAAHQQQGDAAGTGLQAGAAKKAAAGQQEGEYEFIKIDE from the exons atggggggcggcggcggcggcggcaacgcGCGCGAGCTCGACCAGACTCCGACATGGGCCGTGGCGTCGGTGTGCGGTGTGATCGTGATCATCTCCATCCTGCTGGAGAAGGGGCTCCACCACGTGGGCGAGTTCTTCTCGCACCGCAAGAAGAAGGCCATGGTGGAGGCCCTGGAGAAGGTGAAGGCGGAGCTCATGGTGCTGGGCTTCATCTCCCTCCTCCTCGTGTTCGGGCAGAACTACATCATCAAGATCTGCATCAGCAACCACGCCGCCGACACCATGCTCCCCTGCAAGCTCAAGGCCGTGGAGGCGgttgctgctggtggtggtggtggtgagggcggcggccaggagcaCGGCGGCGCGGGCGTCCCCGAGAAGAATAAGGGCGGCGAGGCCGAAGCAGGCGCCGAGCACCTGGGGGGCGTGGTGGCCTGGGCACCCCCCTACtatgccggcggcggcgctgggtcgtcgtggcaccacagcagcagcaggctcCTGGGCGAGGCGAACATGAAGACGAAATGCCCCGACGGGAAGGTGTCGCTCATCTCCATCAACGCGCTGCACCAGCTGCAcatcttcatcttcttcctGGCGGTCTTCCACGTCTCGTACAGTGCGATCACAATGGCACTGGGCAGGGCCAAG ATACGTGCATGGAAAGAGTGGGAGAAAGAAGCGGCAGGGCAAGATTACGAGTTCTCAAATG ACCCTACGCGTTTCCGGTTTACTCACGAGACGTCGTTCGTGAGGCAGCACATGAATGTGCTGAACAAGACCCCAGCATCCTTCTACATC AGCAACTTCTTCCGTCAGTTCTTCCGATCCGTTCGGAAGGCGGACTACTGCGCGCTGCGGCACAGCTTTGTGAACGTCCATCTCGCCCCTGGCAGCAAGTTTGATTTCCAAAAGTACATCAAGCGCTCTCTGGAGGACGACTTCAAGGTGATCGTGGGCATCAGCCCCCCGCTGTGGGCGTCGGCTCTCATCTTCCTGCTGCTCAACGTCAACGGGTGGCACACCATGCTGTGGATCTCCATCATGCCTGTCGTCACCATCCTCTCCGTGGGCACCAAGCTGCAGGGCATCATCTGCCGGATGGCCATCGACATCACGGAGCGGCACGCGGTGATCCAGGGCATCCCGCTGGTGCAGGTCAGCGACTCCTACTTCTGGTTCGCGAGGCCAACGTTCGTGCTCTTCCTCATCCACTTCACGCTCTTCCAG AATGGCTTCCAGATCATCTACTTCCTCTGGATCCTG TATGAGTACGGGATGGACTCTTGCTTCAACGACTCCAAGGAATTTGTCTTCGCACGCCTCTGCCTAGG GGTGGTGGTTCAGGTGTTGTGCAGCTACGTCACGCTCCCACTCTACGCCCTCGTCTCTCAG ATGGGCTCCACCATGAAGCAGTCCATCTTCGACGAGCAGACTTCCAAGGCCCTCAAGAACTGGCGCGCCGGCGTCAAGAAGAAGGCCCCCACCAGCTCCAAGCACGGCGGCCACGGCGGCTCACCCGCCGGTTGCAGCCCCCGCGGCGGGAGCCCCACCAAGGCCGACGCGGAGAAGAAGAACGCCGCCCATCAGCAGCAGGGCGACGCCGCCGGCACGGGGCTGCAGGCCGGCGCCGCCAAGAAAGCAGCAGCAGGCCAGCAGGAAGGCGAGTACGAATTCATCAAGATCGACGAGTAG
- the LOC112889788 gene encoding monosaccharide-sensing protein 2-like, which translates to MQGAVLVAIAAAIGNLLQGWDNATIAGAVLYIKREFHLETQPALEGLVVATSLIGATIITTFSGPVSDAVGRRPMLIASSLLYFAGGLIMLWSPNVLVLLLARLVDGFGVGLAVTLVPVYISETAPPEIRGLLNTLPQFTGSFGMFFSYCMIFYMTLGPQPRWRFMLGVLSIPSLAYLALTVLYLPESPRWLVSKGRMKEARAILQMLRGRDDVSGEMALLVEGLGSGGDTVIEEYVLGPASAAAEADAEHDTRDQVTLYGPEQGLSWVAQQVQGARSSVLGSAVELASRQGSMYEQMKDPVVTLLGSVHEKMPEAGGSSVRGSTLFPNLGSMLSVAERPGDWDEENVPPNDDLDEEDEEEYLSDEEGGGAGALQAPLLSRQSTDVETKKQQQRQAAAEGSTSGSSAMQRYSSVTGGGETASTMGIGGGWQLAWKWTEKVGPDGVKRGGVKRMYLHEDGGGGGGGGESGPGEYVHAAALVSRSMLYTKDVMIGQSPTPAFENPPETVASKAAAAGPRWRELLEPGVRRALFCGVMIQILQQFSGINGVLYYTPQILDQAGVSVLLASLGLSADSTSILISGLTTLLMLPSIGLAMRLMDVSGRRTLLLWTIPVLIASLVVLIVANVVPMATTVHAALSTGSVIVYFCCFVMGFGPIPNILCAEIFPTRVRGLCIAICSLTFWLGDIAVTYSLPVMLSSVGLAGVFGFYAVVCCLALIFVYIKVPETKGFPLEVIIEFFNIGAKATAEQEQQPQLG; encoded by the exons ATGCAAGGCGCCGTGCTGGTCGCCATCGCGGCGGCCATCGGCAACCTGCTGCAGGGTTGGGACAACGCCACCATCGCCGGCGCCGTCCTCTACATCAAGCGCGAGTTCCACCTCGAGACGCAGCCCGCCCTCGAGGGCCTCGTCGTCGCCACCTCCCTCATCGGCGCCACCATCATCACAACCTTCTCCGGTCCCGTCTCCGACGCCGTCGGACGCCGCCCCATGCTCATCGCATCCTCCCTCCTCTACTTCGCCGGCGGCCTCATCATGCTCTGGTCGCCCAACGTGCTCGTTCTCCTCCTCGCGCGCCTCGTCGACGGCTTCGGCGTCGGCCTCGCCGTCACGCTCGTACCCGTCTACATCTCCGAGACCGCCCCGCCCGAGATCCGCGGCCTGCTCAACACGCTGCCGCAGTTCACCGGATCCTTCGGCATGTTCTTCTCCTACTGCATGATCTTCTACATGACGCTCGGCCCGCAGCCCAGGTGGCGCTTCATGCTCGGCGTCCTCTCCATCCCCTCCCTCGCCTACCTCGCCCTCACCGTCCTCTACCTCCCGGAGTCGCCGCGCTGGCTCGTCAGCAAGGGCCGCATGAAGGAGGCCAGGGCCATCCTGCAGATGCTGCGCGGGCGCGACGACGTCTCCGGCGAGATGGCGCTCCTCGTCGAGGGCctgggcagcggcggcgacacGGTCATCGAGGAGTACGTGCTGGGCCCAGCTTCCGCCGCGGCCGAGGCGGACGCGGAGCACGACACCAGGGACCAGGTCACCCTCTACGGCCCGGAGCAGGGCCTCTCGTGGGTGGCGCAGCAGGTGCAGGGCGCGCGCAGCAGCGTGCTCGGCAGCGCCGTCGAGCTCGCCTCCCGGCAGGGCAGCATGTACGAGCAGATGAAGGACCCCGTCGTCACGCTGCTGGGGAGCGTCCACGAGAAGATGCCCGaggccggcggcagcagcgtGCGGGGCAGCACGCTCTTCCCCAACCTCGGCAGCATGCTCAGCGTGGCGGAGCGGCCCGGCGACTGGGACGAGGAGAACGTGCCGCCCAACGACGACCTggacgaggaggacgaggaggagtaCCTGTCGGACGAGGAGGGCGGTGGCGCGGGCGCCCTTCAGGCGCCGCTGCTGTCGAGGCAGAGCACCGACGTGGAGAcgaagaagcagcagcagcggcaggcTGCTGCTGAGGGCTCGACGAGCGGCAGCAGCGCCATGCAGCGCTACAGCAGCGTGACGGGCGGCGGGGAGACGGCGAGCACCATGGGCATCGGTGGCGGGTGGCAGCTGGCGTGGAAGTGGACGGAGAAGGTGGGTCCCGACGGCGTGAAGCGCGGCGGCGTGAAGAGGATGTACCTGcacgaggacggcggcggcggcggcggcggcggggagtcGGGGCCCGGGGAGTACGTGcacgcggcggcgctggtgagCCGGTCCATGCTCTACACCAAGGACGTGATGATCGGGCAGAGCCCGACCCCGGCCTTCGAGAACCCGCCGGAGACGGTGGCgagcaaggcggcggcggcgggcccccGGTGGCGCGAGCTGCTGGAGCCGGGAGTGCGGCGCGCGCTCTTCTGCGGCGTCATGATCCAGATCCTGCAGCAG TTCTCCGGCATCAATGGCGTGCTGTACTACACGCCCCAGATCCTTGACCAGGCCGGCGTGAGCGTCCTCCTTGCGAGCCTTGGCCTGAGCGCCGACTCCACCTCCATCCTCATCAGCGGCCTGACGACGCTGCTGATGCTCCCCAGCATCGGCCTGGCCATGCGCCTCATGGACGTCTCCGGCCGCCGCACCCTGCTGCTCTGGACCATCCCCGTGCTCATCGCCTCGCTCGTCGTGCTCATCGTCGCCAACGTGGTGCCCATGGCCACCACCGTGCACGCCGCGCTCTCCACCGGCAGCGTCATCGTCTATTTCTGTTGCTTCGTCATGGGCTTCGGCCCCATCCCCAACATCCTGTGCGCCGAGATCTTCCCCACCCGCGTCAGGGGGCTCTGCATCGCCATCTGCTCCCTCACCTTCTGGCTCGGGGACATCGCCGTCACCTACTCGCTGCCCGTCATGCTCAGCTCCGTCGGGCTCGCCGGGGTCTTCGGCTTCTACGCCGTCGTCTGCTGCCTCGCGCTCATCTTCGTCTATATCAAGGTGCCAGAGACCAAGGGATTCCCGCTCGAGGTCATCATCGAGTTCTTCAACATCGGAGCAAAGGCAACGGCCGAACAGGAACAGCAGCCGCAGCTAGGATAA